Genomic segment of Synechococcus sp. A18-25c:
CGATCACCGAGAGCGAGTACGAAACACTCGCTGAGAAGGGCTACAAGATCCGCGATCGCATTGGCCGGATTGGTGTGGAAGCGGCCTATGAAAGTCATCTCCGCGGTGCCTGGGGCGGCCAGATGCTGGAGGTGAATGCCATGGGCGAGGTCCAGCGCCATCTCGGTGATCGCCCGTCAGTGGCCGGCAAAGACCTCACCCTCACCCTCGATCTCGATCTTCAGAAGGCTGCTGAGCAGGCGCTGGCTGATAAACCTGGTGGCGCCATCGTCGCGATGGACCCCAACACTGGCGCGATCCTTGCTTTGGCCAGCAAACCCACCTTCGACCCCAACTTCTTCTCCAAGCTCGTCACCACCCAGACGGAGTACGACGCGCTGTTTTCCAATCCCAAGAAGCCATTGCTTAGTCGGGCCATGAATGCCTACGACCCTGGCAGCACCTGGAAAGCGGTCACGGCCATGGCCGGAATGGAATCGGGCAAATTCCCCCCGGATACGAAGCTCAACACCACGGCCTGCATTACCTATGGCGGTCATTGCTTCCCCGACCACAACGGTGCTGGTTTCGGCCTGATCGGCTATGCCGATGCCCTGCGCTTTTCCAGCAACACCTTCTTCTATCAGGTGGGAGTGGGGGCGGGCTCTTTGGCTTTGAAGAAGGCTGCGGATGCCCTTGGTTTTCAGCGGAAAACCGGCATCGAGATCGGTTGGGAGGAAAACATCGGTCTGGTGGGTGATGAGGCCTGGGCCGCGTCCGGCCGCGGCTGGGCTGAACCCGGTTCAACGCCCTGGATTCCAGAAGACATGGCCAGTGCATCCATCGGTCAGTCGGTGGTGCAGATCACGCCGCTGCAGTTAGCCCGGGCTTACTCCGTGTTTGCCAACGGAGGGTGGCTCGTCACCCCTCACCTGGCGGATCAGGGACTGAATTGGACTGAGCCACCCCGTCGCACCAAGGTGCTGATTCAGCCAACCACGTTGAACACCATCCGTGAGGGTCTGCGCAAGGTGGTGTCGGAGGGCACCGGTTTCGGCCTCAATGGCCCCGGCATCCCTTCGGCTGGAGGCAAGACCGGCACGGCTGAAGACAGCACGGGTGGCCCAGACCATGCCTGGTTCGCCACCTATGCCCCTTATCCGGAAGGGCAGATTGTGATCGTGGCCTTCGCGCAGAACACACCTGGCGGGGGTTCCGTGCACGCGCTGCCGATGGCCAAAAAGGTGATGGAGGTGTGGAACCGCACCCGCACCCAGTCCTGATCAGGCAGACCTGAATCAGGCGGCCACATTGAGATCCTGTTGCTGCAAAACACCGCGGTAGTAGCCGCGCAGTTGTTCGGTGGCTCCGGCCCAACCCCAGCGCTCGGCTTCATCGCGGGCTGCCTTGCGAAGGGCCTGTCGTTCCAGATCGTTGCCCAGCAGGCGGCGTGTGGCTTGGATTAGGCTCGCGGCACCGCCATCGGCACCGCCGGGTTCGTACAGACAGCCATTGGAGCCATCCGTGATGATGTCGGGGATGCCGCCGCGGTTGGCTCCGACCACCGGACAGCCTGCCGCCATGGCTTCCAGCAGCACCAGGCCAAGGGTTTCGGTGCTGGATGGGAAGAGGAACGCATCACCGCTGGCATAG
This window contains:
- the mrdA gene encoding penicillin-binding protein 2, translating into MARSGLSQRDGQRQSGLRQQPLVLLTLVLLVTAAMVSRLVWLQVLEGKRYRQLADENRIRLVPRSPTRGRLLDRKGRVLASSKLTYSLYVEPRLVDDASWPDLRDRLAQLLDLDAAELDQRRGSGVARDGYRINLATDLKPEQVLRFQEQSLGLKGAQVDVDILRYYPHGTLAAHTLGYTQPITESEYETLAEKGYKIRDRIGRIGVEAAYESHLRGAWGGQMLEVNAMGEVQRHLGDRPSVAGKDLTLTLDLDLQKAAEQALADKPGGAIVAMDPNTGAILALASKPTFDPNFFSKLVTTQTEYDALFSNPKKPLLSRAMNAYDPGSTWKAVTAMAGMESGKFPPDTKLNTTACITYGGHCFPDHNGAGFGLIGYADALRFSSNTFFYQVGVGAGSLALKKAADALGFQRKTGIEIGWEENIGLVGDEAWAASGRGWAEPGSTPWIPEDMASASIGQSVVQITPLQLARAYSVFANGGWLVTPHLADQGLNWTEPPRRTKVLIQPTTLNTIREGLRKVVSEGTGFGLNGPGIPSAGGKTGTAEDSTGGPDHAWFATYAPYPEGQIVIVAFAQNTPGGGSVHALPMAKKVMEVWNRTRTQS